From the Gammaproteobacteria bacterium genome, the window CGAGGCCCGCTATATGGAAGTCATCCACTCCAAGACCGCCAAATTATTTGAAGCCGCCGCCCAACTCGGCGCCGTGGTTAGCCACCAGCCCCCCGCCGTAGAGCGGGCCATGGCCGCCTATGGCATGCACCTGGGCACCGCCTTCCAGCTGATCGACGATGTTCTGGACTACAGCGCCTCGCCCCAGGAAATGGGCAAAAACATCGGCGACGACCTGGCCGAAGGCAAACCGACACTACCCTTGATTCATGTCATGAAAGTGGGCACCTCCGCTCAACAAACCGCAGTTCGTCATGCCATCGAAGAAGGCGGGCGCGAGCATATTGGTGCAGTAATCCGCGCAATTGAATCGACTGGGGCGATCGCGTACACTGCGCACCTGGCACAGGAGGAGGCCGACAAGGCCATGGCCGCAATCGCCGACCTCCCTCCCGGACCGTATAAAAAGGCATTATTTACACTCGCCGAATTTTCCGTCAACCGCCATTACTAAACTCGGGGTGTGGCTCAGCCTGGTAGAGCGCTGCTTTCGGGAGGCAGAAGTCGCAGGTTCAAATCCTGTCACCCCGACCATTTCACCAACCTGGATGGGATAGCCCGTGACTAGACTTATCATTCTGCTGGCACTCGTGATCGTCGCGATTTACTTCGTGCGCCGTACCTTTTTAGTCAAGCCTCCCGCCAGCGACAAACGCGATGTACCCGGCAAAACGGCGGACATGATCCGCTGCGAACTTTGCGGCCTGCACGTCCCCCGCGCCGAGGCCGTAGTACGCAATAATCACAATTATTGTTGCGAGGATCACGCCAACCGCGCCAATCATTGAACTCCCGCGCCAAACTACCGATATATAACACGTAGGGGCGGGTTTCAAACCCGCCCCTACGATTGATTACCCCACACCCCAAACCAGCGGAGATTGGATGGCCGCAAACCCGGTCGAGATCGATAACGCCGACACCCAGGCTGAGCACGAGACCTCTCACGCCGGCTGGCGGGCCTTGCGTTTACTGAACCTGTATCGCCTGATCCTGGCCGGTCTGTTCGTCATTCTCGCGTATACCAATACCGATCTTCCAGCCGTTGGCCAATTCTTCCCTGAGCTTTTTGCCACCACGGCGGTGATTTATCTCATCGCCGCCATCGGCATCACCTTTGCCATCGCCTGGCGGCGGCCAGATTTCACCACCCAAGTCTATGGCCAGGTGCTATTCGATATTGCCGTCATCACCGTCGTCATGCACGCCAGCGGCGGGATTAAGAGCGGCTTGGGCATGTTACTGATTGTCACCGTCGCGGCTGGCAGTGTGTTACTGGCAGGACAAGCCGCGATTCGCTTTGCGGCCACAGCGGCGATTTTCACACTTGGCGAACATATCTATTTCCAGCTCACCAATCCGCTGCAAAGCACCGATTACACCCACGCCGGGCTGCTTGGTGCGGCCTTCTTCGCCACGGCCCTGCTCGGTCATGCCCTCGCCAAACGTATCCGTGAAAGTGAGGCCCTGGCAGCACAGCGCGGCGTCGATCTTGCCAACATGGAACAACTGGCGCAATACGTGATTCAACGCATGCAAACCGGCGTTCTAGTGATGGATGAAAACGAACGTCTGTGGCTGGTCAATGAATCGGCGCGACACTTGCTTGGCCTGCCAACAGAATCACAACGTCTGCCGCTGACCCAATTTTGCCCGCCGCTGGCGGAACAATATCATCGTTGGAACAACGATGAAGATTTCACCCCGGCGCGCTTTCGCCCGGCGCAGAGCGTCACCGAAGTGCTGCCACGCTTTGCCAAACTGGGCGATGAAGGTGGCACGCTGATTTTTCTCGAAGATACCGCCACCTTGTCGCAACAGGCACAGCAACTCAAACTCGCATCACTCGGCCGGCTGGCGGGCAGCATTGCCCATGAGATTCGCAATCCACTCGGCGCCATCAGCC encodes:
- a CDS encoding ATPase is translated as MAANPVEIDNADTQAEHETSHAGWRALRLLNLYRLILAGLFVILAYTNTDLPAVGQFFPELFATTAVIYLIAAIGITFAIAWRRPDFTTQVYGQVLFDIAVITVVMHASGGIKSGLGMLLIVTVAAGSVLLAGQAAIRFAATAAIFTLGEHIYFQLTNPLQSTDYTHAGLLGAAFFATALLGHALAKRIRESEALAAQRGVDLANMEQLAQYVIQRMQTGVLVMDENERLWLVNESARHLLGLPTESQRLPLTQFCPPLAEQYHRWNNDEDFTPARFRPAQSVTEVLPRFAKLGDEGGTLIFLEDTATLSQQAQQLKLASLGRLAGSIAHEIRNPLGAISHAGQLLAESSHLDSGELRLTEIIRSNSQRMNHIIENVLQIGRRRQAKPEDIMLEPWLQDFIDEFSRSQQIDTAWITISVIPSSLSVHFDPSQLHQILWNLCHNAVRHSRNHSSHPQVEIRVGMQHDAPIPYLNVIDNGPGIDPETAEHIFEPFFTTETKGTGLGLYIARELSECNQAHLAYLPATSGGSCFRLIFADPRRRRVA